Genomic segment of Thermoplasmata archaeon:
GACGAAGTAGAGCAGGGCCCCGCCGCCTGCGTAGCCGCCCACCGTCGTGCCGGCGGAGACGATGCTCGCCAGGCCCTCGCCCAGGAACAGCTGACGCTTCGGCAGGACGATGCGGGGTCCGACCATGAAGACGGCCCAGACGAAGTCCCACGCGACCGAGAGGACGAAGACGAGCCCGAGAAGGAGCGCGACGGACAGAACCCCTTCCCGCAGGCCGATCGCGAGCGCGCCGGCGGCGATCATCTGGATCGGGAAGGCGATCAGCAGGATCGTGCGCTTGTTGCGGGCGCGATCGACGAGCGGCGCGACGAGGAAGGTCGCGCTGTAGACACCGTACTCGATGAACAGCACGACGCCCGCGACGAGCAGGTTGCCGGTGATCCCGTAGGCGAGGAACAGGACCGCCACTGAGTAGACGGCGTAGCCGGCCCCGGCGAGCGTCCCCGAGGCCGTGAGGAGCAGGAATCGCCGGTTGCGCAGGATCTCCAGCCAGCCCCCCCGGGCGTACTCCACCTCGTCCGATGCCCGGACGTCTCGGGAAGGCACGGGAGGACCCGTCAATCGAGCGCCCTCCCGTTCGGACCGACCCGCTGCGAACCGAGACCGGGAGTCCGCTCGCCGTGCGTCACCGCGACGGCATCGACTCGGGTTTCATGAGTCGAACTGTTAAAAAAAAGTCCAGGCGGGCGGGACCGCCGCGTCGGCGGCGGGGCAGGGGGCGGGCCCGGCCCTGCGACGCGATCTCGGGGGATCACTCGGGTCTAGTTCCCTTCACGAGAATGACCGTCGCCGGTACTCGAACCGCGCCGTTCGAGTAGAGCGGCCGGAGGGCGCGCGCGGCCTCGGCGATCGCCGCGTCGAGCGACGCGGGACTCAACCGGTGAACGATGCCCTGGAAGGGCGGCGCCGGCTTTCGAAGCATCGAAGCCGCGAGCTCTTCGGGGGTGATCTCCCACTCCTGGATCACTCGGTGACGCGTCTCCTCGACGTACCGGAAACCGGCGACGTCGATCGCGGCACGCAGCCCGTGACCGTCTCCGAAGCGGAACGGCTGCAGGGCTTCCGGCGGTGGTGAAGCGAGGCCGGCCTGTCGGGCGGCCGCGCCGACCGTCGAGAGGAACAGCGGCTGGTCCTCGTACACGTCCCAGACCAGCCACGCGATGCGACCTCCGGGCCGGAGCACGCGTTTCGCCTCGGCGAGCGCGCGGTCGAGGTGAGGGAAGAACATCGGGCCGAACCGGGAAGTGACACGATCGAAGCGCCCCGACTCGAAGG
This window contains:
- a CDS encoding methyltransferase domain-containing protein, with the translated sequence MAADEPAPAGAWGAGLSFEDAREWARVVRPAHRQMTAVLLDGAGLAPGLSVLDLACGQGIPALDEARRVAPGGTVVGADISEPSITLARRFAEVEKVANASFQLADAEALPFESGRFDRVTSRFGPMFFPHLDRALAEAKRVLRPGGRIAWLVWDVYEDQPLFLSTVGAAARQAGLASPPPEALQPFRFGDGHGLRAAIDVAGFRYVEETRHRVIQEWEITPEELAASMLRKPAPPFQGIVHRLSPASLDAAIAEAARALRPLYSNGAVRVPATVILVKGTRPE